Proteins co-encoded in one Acidithiobacillus sp. AMEEHan genomic window:
- a CDS encoding helix-turn-helix domain-containing protein → MTRFSSTPRTSVWSVDRTNEQRVSLSEARDAAERDAIKAAVAQSLGSITRAAELLQISRVSLYRLMEKHGITPPGQKDR, encoded by the coding sequence GTGACAAGATTCTCATCAACGCCGAGGACCTCGGTCTGGAGCGTCGACAGAACCAACGAGCAAAGGGTCAGTCTGTCGGAGGCTCGAGATGCGGCCGAGCGGGATGCCATAAAGGCGGCCGTCGCGCAAAGTCTTGGTAGCATCACCCGCGCTGCGGAATTGTTACAGATTTCCCGTGTCTCCCTCTATCGATTGATGGAGAAACATGGCATCACCCCACCCGGGCAGAAGGATCGATAG